In Nicotiana tabacum cultivar K326 chromosome 19, ASM71507v2, whole genome shotgun sequence, one DNA window encodes the following:
- the LOC107806232 gene encoding putative indole-3-acetic acid-amido synthetase GH3.9, whose amino-acid sequence MNGKKLEYKGKEAMKEIESLTKNADEVQEGILREILFQNGETEYLKKFMGSKDNKQVSKFKSLIPTVTYEEIQPYILRIANGEDSNLISAHPITEMLCSSGTSGGEPKLMPSIAEDLDRRTFLYNLIMPIMNQYIPGLDEGKAMFLYFVKAEMSTPCGIPARTVLTSYYKSKHFKCRSKDPYNDFTSPDQAILCYDSNQSMYCQLLAGLVYRHQVLRIGAVFASALLRAISFLQRNWQNMCHDIRTGQLNAMITDVSCRSSLSNILSTLNLDSDIDTDEIEEICGRSSWKGIICQLWPKAKYIEAVVTGSMSQYIPALEYYSEGKLPLICTMYASSECYFGVNLKPLNPPDEVSFTLLPNMAYFEFIPLGANGTFLIDLDEEEFVPQSKLVDLVHVRLGYYYELVITTFSGLYRYRIGDVLQVTGFHNKAPQFRFICRRNVVLSIDNDKTNEQDLHRSITLAKKLLEPHQALLVEYTSYADASSLPGHYVLYWEIVHSHSIIDKDVNVEAQVLEECCIAIEEQLDYIYRRCRTNDKSVGPLEIRLVKPGTFEALMDLLISQGGSINQYKTPRCIMSNESAFELLNSTVKASYFSPREPSWSA is encoded by the exons ATGAACGGAAAGAAATTAGAGTACAAAGGCAAGGAGGCAATGAAAGAGATCGAGAGTCTAACGAAGAACGCTGATGAAGTTCAAGAGGGAATTCTAAGagaaattttatttcaaaacgGGGAAACTGAATACTTGAAAAAATTCATGGGATCAAAAGATAATAAACAAGTCTCAAAATTCAAGAGTCTTATCCCAACAGTTACTTACGAGGAAATTCAGCCTTATATCTTACGAATTGCTAATGGAGAAGACTCTAATCTTATTTCTGCTCACCCCATCACTGAAATGCTTTGCag CTCAGGGACGTCAGGTGGGGAGCCTAAGTTGATGCCTTCAATTGCTGAAGATCTCGACCGTCGAACGTTTCTCTACAATCTCATCATGCCTATTATGAACCA GTATATACCAGGACTTGATGAAGGTAAAGCCATGTTCCTCTACTTTGTCAAGGCAGAAATGTCTACACCTTGTGGCATACCAGCAAGGACAGTACTAACAAGTTACTACAAAAGCAAGCACTTTAAATGTCGATCAAAGGATCCTTATAACGATTTCACAAGCCCAGACCAAGCTATACTTTGTTATGACAGTAACCAAAGCATGTATTGCCAGTTACTAGCTGGACTTGTCTATCGCCACCAAGTCCTCCGAATTGGTGCCGTTTTCGCCTCCGCCCTCCTCCGTGCCATCTCTTTCCTCCAACGTAATTGGCAAAATATGTGTCATGACATTCGAACGGGCCAATTAAATGCCATGATCACCGATGTTTCTTGTCGATCTTCCCTGTCCAATATTCTTTCGACTTTAAACCTAGACTCTGATATCGATACAGATGAGATTGAGGAAATTTGTGGACGTTCGTCGTGGAAGGGGATAATTTGCCAACTTTGGCCTAAGGCGAAATATATTGAGGCAGTTGTCACAGGGTCCATGTCACAATATATACCGGCTTTAGAGTACTATAGTGAAGGAAAATTGCCTTTAATTTGTACAATGTATGCCTCGTCTGAATGTTACTTTGGTGTCAATTTGAAACCCTTGAATCCTCCAGATGAGGTGTCTTTCACCCTATTGCCTAATATGGCATATTTTGAATTCATACCTTTAGGAGCTAATGGAACTTTCTTAATAGACTTGGACGAAGAAGAGTTTGTGCCTCAGAGTAAGCTGGTTGACCTGGTCCACGTTAGACTCGGTTATTATTACGAGTTGGTGATTACTACATTTTCAG GACTGTATCGGTATCGCATTGGAGATGTGTTGCAAGTAACTGGATTCCACAATAAAGCCCCTCAATTCAGATTCATTTGCCGAAGAAACGTGGTCCTCAGCATTGACAATGACAAGACCAACGAGCAAGACCTTCACAGGAGCATAACCCTAGCCAAGAAACTCCTGGAGCCGCACCAGGCTCTGCTCGTCGAATACACCAGTTACGCTGATGCCTCCTCCCTACCAGGCCACTACGTCCTCTATTGGGAGATCGTTCACAGCCATTCCATCATCGACAAAG ATGTCAATGTGGAAGCACAAGTGCTTGAAGAGTGTTGCATTGCCATTGAAGAACAGCTTGACTACATATACAGGCGATGCCGGACGAATGACAAGTCCGTTGGGCCACTAGAGATTCGATTGGTGAAGCCAGGCACTTTTGAAGCGTTAATGGACTTGCTTATAAGTCAAGGTGGATCTATTAATCAGTACAAAACTCCAAGATGCATTATGTCCAATGAATCTGCATTTGAACTTCTGAATTCTACTGTAAAAGCTTCTTATTTTAGCCCAAGGGAACCTTCCTGGAGTGCTTGA